The following proteins come from a genomic window of Acinetobacter sp. SAAs474:
- the nusA gene encoding transcription termination factor NusA — MAREILTVVETVSNEKGVSREAIFEALEQALVAATKKKFYEGTHSEEARLRVEIDRKTGDYRTFRQWEVVADEDHEMPACQDAISDVDPAKWAIGDIRELEVESIDFGRIAAQIAKQVIVQKIREAERALVADAYEAKVGELIYGEVKKQTKDGFIIDLGDNAEAYLAREEMIAREILRPKQRVNAILYSVNREGRGAQLLLSRSKPEMLIALMKKEIPEISEEIIEIKAAARQPGVRAKIAVKTNDHRIDPVGACIGMRGTRIQAVQSELNGERIDVVVWSDDPAQYIASALEPADVSSIVIDEDAHTADIIFATSDQLARAIGSQGQNVRLASELTGYKLDMMLEEEYYARQQNEAQQYLDMFIARLEIAPELAMALVEMGFTSLEEIAYVPAETFEEIELNAEVVAMLQSRAKEVALADALKQQENIQDPSAELLAMQGMTQEIAYALAARGIITIDDLADQATDDIEDIDGLGAEKAGQFIMKARESWFN, encoded by the coding sequence ATGGCACGCGAAATTCTTACCGTAGTAGAAACGGTTAGTAACGAAAAAGGTGTAAGTCGTGAAGCAATCTTTGAGGCGCTTGAACAGGCTCTTGTTGCAGCGACTAAAAAGAAATTTTACGAAGGAACGCACTCTGAAGAAGCACGTTTACGTGTTGAAATCGATCGTAAAACAGGTGACTATCGTACTTTCCGTCAATGGGAAGTTGTTGCTGATGAAGATCATGAGATGCCTGCTTGTCAAGATGCGATTTCAGATGTAGATCCTGCAAAATGGGCTATTGGCGATATTCGTGAGCTTGAAGTTGAGTCGATTGATTTTGGTCGTATTGCTGCACAAATTGCGAAACAAGTCATTGTTCAAAAAATTCGTGAAGCAGAGCGTGCCTTAGTTGCCGATGCATATGAAGCTAAAGTGGGTGAGCTCATTTATGGTGAAGTTAAAAAACAAACCAAAGATGGCTTTATTATTGATTTAGGTGATAATGCAGAAGCATATTTAGCACGTGAAGAAATGATCGCAAGAGAAATTTTACGTCCTAAACAACGTGTTAATGCTATTTTATATAGTGTTAATCGCGAAGGACGTGGTGCTCAATTATTACTTTCACGTTCTAAACCTGAAATGTTAATTGCTTTGATGAAAAAAGAAATTCCTGAAATTTCTGAAGAAATCATTGAAATTAAAGCGGCTGCTCGTCAGCCTGGGGTACGTGCAAAAATTGCAGTAAAAACCAATGATCATCGTATTGATCCTGTGGGTGCATGTATTGGTATGCGTGGTACACGTATCCAAGCGGTACAATCAGAGTTAAATGGTGAACGTATTGATGTTGTTGTATGGTCAGATGATCCAGCCCAATATATTGCCAGTGCTTTAGAGCCTGCTGATGTATCGAGTATTGTGATTGATGAAGATGCACATACTGCAGATATTATTTTTGCAACCAGTGATCAATTGGCGCGTGCAATTGGTTCACAAGGACAAAATGTTCGTTTAGCATCTGAATTAACTGGCTATAAGCTAGATATGATGTTAGAAGAGGAATATTACGCACGTCAGCAAAATGAAGCACAACAATATTTAGATATGTTTATTGCACGTCTAGAAATTGCACCAGAGCTTGCGATGGCATTGGTTGAAATGGGCTTTACTTCATTAGAAGAAATTGCGTATGTGCCAGCTGAAACATTCGAAGAAATCGAATTAAATGCTGAGGTTGTTGCAATGTTGCAAAGTCGTGCTAAAGAAGTGGCTTTAGCTGATGCATTAAAACAACAAGAAAATATCCAAGATCCGAGTGCTGAACTTCTCGCAATGCAAGGAATGACACAAGAAATTGCTTATGCTCTTGCTGCTCGTGGAATCATAACAATCGATGATCTTGCTGATCAAGCAACCGATGATATCGAAGATATTGACGGTTTAGGTGCCGAAAAGGCAGGTCAATTTATCATGAAAGCGCGCGAATCATGGTTTAACTAG
- a CDS encoding DMT family transporter: protein MTTKTQGYFYILITMCIWGGFILTSRLNVQWKIEAWDITALRFALAFCILMPLLIWKKDTAFLWKKEPLILALIGGVAYCLTAYSAFHYVPAAHAAIFLNGCIPLCTAFAGLLLFQQPFDRHTWLSLTIMLIVLSMMSWLMYQETGVAFSFGDLLFFFSAVLWGIFTVLLRQWQLSAWHAMSGVAIWSAVIYVPIYLLFLPKHLTEPAPLHLLLQTLFHGIFVVIVATLTYIEAIKRLGAFKTGSIVTLAPFLAAVLAVPLLGEPLSFAIICGLVGMAIGALQPWRWLNRQDSLQQQLQQKKHSS from the coding sequence ATGACCACAAAAACTCAGGGATATTTCTATATTCTCATTACCATGTGTATTTGGGGCGGATTTATCCTGACCTCAAGATTAAATGTACAGTGGAAAATTGAAGCGTGGGATATTACTGCACTACGGTTTGCCTTGGCATTTTGTATCTTGATGCCGTTGTTGATTTGGAAAAAAGATACCGCTTTTTTATGGAAGAAAGAGCCTTTAATTTTGGCATTGATTGGTGGTGTAGCTTACTGTTTAACGGCTTATAGCGCCTTTCATTATGTTCCTGCCGCACATGCCGCCATTTTTTTAAATGGTTGTATTCCATTATGTACCGCATTTGCCGGACTGTTGTTATTTCAACAGCCTTTTGATCGTCATACTTGGCTCAGTTTGACAATCATGTTGATCGTCTTAAGCATGATGAGTTGGTTAATGTATCAAGAAACTGGCGTTGCTTTTAGTTTCGGCGATTTACTTTTTTTCTTTAGTGCGGTGTTATGGGGGATATTTACGGTCTTATTACGCCAGTGGCAGCTTTCAGCTTGGCATGCCATGTCGGGTGTTGCAATTTGGTCGGCCGTAATTTATGTACCAATTTATTTATTATTTTTACCGAAACATTTAACAGAGCCCGCGCCACTACATTTGCTGTTACAAACACTTTTTCATGGCATTTTTGTGGTGATTGTCGCAACACTGACCTATATTGAAGCCATTAAGCGTTTAGGTGCCTTTAAAACAGGCAGTATTGTGACATTAGCTCCCTTTCTTGCAGCGGTATTAGCCGTTCCTTTGTTGGGTGAGCCACTGAGTTTTGCCATTATTTGTGGTTTGGTCGGCATGGCGATTGGTGCTTTGCAGCCATGGCGCTGGTTGAATCGACAAGATAGCTTGCAGCAACAACTACAGCAAAAAAAGCATTCTTCTTAA
- a CDS encoding pyrimidine/purine nucleoside phosphorylase translates to MSVQFDHVSVVKKSNVYFGGLCISHTVQFEDGTKKTLGVILPTETPLTFETHVPERMEIISGECRVLIADSEESELFRAGQSFYVPGNSRFKIETDDVLDYVCHLEG, encoded by the coding sequence ATGTCTGTTCAGTTTGATCATGTATCCGTTGTAAAAAAATCAAATGTTTATTTTGGTGGCTTATGTATTAGTCATACTGTTCAATTTGAAGATGGGACTAAAAAAACCTTAGGTGTTATTTTACCAACAGAAACACCTTTAACCTTCGAAACACATGTACCTGAACGCATGGAAATTATTTCAGGTGAATGTCGTGTTTTGATTGCAGACAGTGAGGAAAGCGAATTATTTCGTGCAGGTCAATCTTTTTATGTGCCAGGCAATAGCCGTTTTAAAATTGAAACAGATGATGTGCTAGATTATGTTTGTCATTTAGAAGGTTAA
- the rimP gene encoding ribosome maturation factor RimP — protein sequence MKLSNKTQALQDLITPAVQACDVELWGIEFIPQGKRSLLRIYIDKTVDENAEPIINEDGEVELGRGIGVQDCVRVTQQAGAILDVHDPISGEYALEVSSPGWDRPFFKLEQMSGYIGQQIALRLISAVDNRRKFQAKLVTVDLENEMIQVEVEKQQILEIDSHNIDKANLIYQD from the coding sequence ATGAAGCTATCAAATAAAACTCAAGCACTTCAGGATTTAATCACCCCAGCGGTGCAAGCATGTGATGTAGAACTTTGGGGGATTGAATTTATCCCACAAGGTAAACGTTCATTATTACGTATTTATATAGATAAAACTGTTGATGAAAATGCAGAGCCTATTATAAATGAAGATGGTGAAGTTGAGTTAGGCCGAGGTATTGGCGTGCAGGATTGTGTTCGCGTGACACAACAGGCAGGGGCAATACTTGATGTACATGATCCAATTTCTGGTGAATATGCGCTGGAAGTTTCATCTCCAGGATGGGATCGACCATTCTTTAAACTTGAACAAATGTCAGGGTATATTGGGCAGCAGATTGCTTTGCGTCTTATTAGCGCAGTCGATAATCGTCGTAAATTCCAGGCAAAGCTTGTGACTGTTGATCTAGAAAATGAAATGATTCAAGTTGAAGTAGAAAAGCAACAGATATTGGAGATTGATAGTCACAATATCGATAAAGCGAACTTAATCTACCAAGACTAA
- a CDS encoding type II secretion system F family protein: MKINKNKKMYRFHYEGINGKGIKIKGEITAINLIMAKITLRKQGLNIQFIREKRANIFEHLGAKKVTTLDIAIFTRQLATMLKSGIPLVQSFDIVHDGLDKPAMRRIILGIKSEIESGHTLADALKKYPQYFDRLFCALIESGELSGSLDIMLDRVAIYKEKNELLKQKIKKAIKYPLTVIMVAMIVTLILMLKVVPIFEELFISFGAELPLFTQLIVQLSKWVQQYWLILICTTTISIISTVTLKKRSQRFQDLSDHLALKFPIFGQLVYKSIIARYSRTLATTFAAGVPLIDALESTAGATNNVIYKAVVMQIRDHVAAGQQLQLAMKMSNKFPNMAIQMVAIGEESGALDCMLDKVAIYYENEVDHAVDGLTSMMEPLIMAILGLLIGSLVIAMYLPIFQMGSII; this comes from the coding sequence ATGAAAATAAATAAAAATAAGAAAATGTATCGCTTTCACTACGAGGGTATTAATGGCAAAGGGATAAAAATTAAAGGAGAAATAACGGCAATCAACTTAATTATGGCAAAAATTACTTTACGTAAACAAGGCCTTAATATTCAATTTATACGAGAAAAAAGAGCAAATATTTTCGAACATCTCGGTGCTAAGAAAGTCACCACATTGGATATCGCTATTTTTACACGTCAATTGGCCACCATGTTAAAGTCGGGTATACCTTTAGTACAAAGCTTCGATATTGTTCATGATGGCTTGGATAAACCTGCAATGCGCAGGATAATTCTGGGGATTAAAAGCGAAATCGAAAGTGGTCACACCTTAGCAGATGCATTAAAAAAATATCCACAATATTTTGATCGTTTATTCTGTGCCTTGATTGAATCGGGAGAACTCTCTGGCTCACTTGATATCATGCTTGATCGAGTTGCAATTTATAAAGAAAAAAATGAACTCCTTAAACAAAAAATTAAAAAAGCCATCAAATATCCGCTCACTGTCATTATGGTTGCCATGATTGTCACGTTAATTTTAATGCTCAAAGTTGTTCCCATTTTTGAAGAACTTTTTATTTCATTTGGTGCCGAACTGCCTCTATTTACCCAACTGATTGTCCAACTGTCTAAATGGGTACAGCAATATTGGCTCATTTTGATCTGCACAACCACGATAAGCATCATCAGTACTGTAACATTAAAAAAACGTAGCCAAAGATTTCAAGATCTATCCGATCATCTGGCGTTAAAATTCCCTATTTTTGGTCAACTCGTCTATAAAAGTATTATTGCACGTTATAGTCGAACTTTAGCAACAACCTTTGCTGCTGGGGTTCCGCTCATTGATGCTTTAGAATCGACTGCAGGCGCCACAAATAATGTCATCTATAAAGCAGTGGTCATGCAAATTCGTGATCATGTCGCTGCAGGTCAACAGCTACAACTGGCCATGAAAATGAGTAACAAATTTCCCAATATGGCGATTCAAATGGTTGCAATTGGTGAGGAGTCTGGAGCATTAGACTGCATGTTAGATAAAGTTGCTATTTATTATGAAAATGAAGTCGATCATGCTGTTGATGGCCTGACATCAATGATGGAACCCTTAATCATGGCAATTTTAGGCCTTTTAATCGGTAGTTTAGTGATTGCCATGTATTTACCAATTTTCCAAATGGGTTCAATTATCTAA
- the secG gene encoding preprotein translocase subunit SecG codes for MQTFVLVVHIILAVLIIGLILIQHGKGADAGASFGGGGAATVFGADGSANFLTRATAILTALFFVTSLTLAVFAKKQTADAYSLNPHPVTNSVPAKLPETSSNAPKSTE; via the coding sequence ATGCAAACTTTTGTGTTAGTCGTGCATATTATTTTAGCTGTTTTGATTATTGGTTTAATTCTAATTCAGCACGGTAAGGGGGCAGATGCAGGTGCTTCCTTTGGTGGTGGCGGTGCTGCTACTGTTTTTGGTGCTGATGGTTCTGCAAACTTTCTAACACGTGCAACTGCAATTTTAACGGCATTGTTTTTTGTGACCAGCCTAACTTTGGCGGTATTTGCCAAAAAACAAACTGCAGATGCATATAGTTTAAATCCACATCCAGTGACCAACTCTGTACCAGCCAAGTTGCCTGAAACTTCATCAAATGCGCCAAAAAGTACTGAATAA
- the rlmB gene encoding 23S rRNA (guanosine(2251)-2'-O)-methyltransferase RlmB, whose protein sequence is MAKPEYYYGVHSVESLLTIEPERVLTLFTLKGRDDQRLKHILTLAEPFGISVQQASRDKLEKLAGLPFHQGVVAAVRPHPTLNERDLENLLNSAEQPLLLALDQVTDPHNLGACIRTAAAMGVAAVIVPRDRSASLTPTARKVAAGGAEQVKFIQVTNLARTLSQIKADFNVRVVGTMLDESALPLAQFDFTGTAICIVMGAEDTGLRPITQAQCDQTVYIPMAGQLQSLNVSVATGMALYEACRQRRCD, encoded by the coding sequence ATGGCGAAACCAGAATATTATTATGGCGTTCATTCAGTGGAGTCATTGTTAACGATTGAGCCTGAACGCGTATTGACTTTATTTACCCTAAAGGGAAGAGATGATCAGCGTTTAAAGCATATTTTAACGTTGGCGGAACCTTTTGGGATTAGTGTACAACAAGCAAGTCGTGATAAGTTAGAGAAACTGGCAGGTTTACCTTTTCATCAAGGTGTTGTTGCTGCTGTTCGCCCACATCCGACTTTAAATGAACGTGATTTAGAAAATCTCTTAAATAGTGCAGAACAGCCTTTATTGCTGGCATTGGATCAAGTGACTGACCCACATAATTTAGGTGCTTGTATTCGTACTGCCGCTGCCATGGGCGTTGCTGCCGTAATTGTACCACGTGATCGTTCAGCAAGCTTGACACCAACAGCGCGTAAAGTTGCTGCTGGTGGTGCAGAACAAGTTAAATTTATTCAAGTGACCAATTTGGCACGTACACTCAGCCAAATTAAAGCAGATTTTAATGTGCGTGTCGTGGGCACTATGCTTGATGAAAGTGCATTGCCATTAGCACAGTTTGATTTTACTGGAACGGCTATTTGTATTGTGATGGGAGCTGAAGATACGGGTTTACGTCCAATTACACAGGCGCAGTGTGATCAAACCGTATATATTCCAATGGCAGGACAGTTACAGAGTCTAAATGTCAGTGTAGCAACAGGTATGGCCTTGTATGAGGCTTGTCGTCAACGTCGCTGCGATTAA
- a CDS encoding A24 family peptidase, whose translation MYVFFSYFATHPVALYLAVGLFSLCIGSFLNVVIYRIPKIMQQEWQQECHLLLHPEQVIIDPAKLSLSTPPSSCPHCQTTIRWYQNIPLISWLILGGKCAHCQTPINIRYPFIELLTTLCGLVIVMVFGPSIKMLCALLLSYVLIALTFIDFDHQLLPDRLTLTLAAAGLAINSFTIFTTATLAIWGYIIGFLCLWIVYYLFKLCTGKEGMGYGDFKLLAALGAWLGPFMLPLIILLSSCMGAIIGLILIKVRQQNLPFAFGPYIAIAGWIALLWGESIMRIYLTP comes from the coding sequence ATGTACGTGTTTTTTTCTTATTTTGCGACTCATCCTGTTGCACTCTATCTTGCTGTTGGATTGTTCAGTTTATGTATTGGAAGCTTTCTTAATGTTGTGATTTATCGAATACCGAAAATCATGCAGCAAGAATGGCAACAAGAATGTCACCTATTACTCCATCCCGAGCAGGTGATCATTGATCCAGCTAAGCTAAGCTTAAGTACGCCCCCATCGAGTTGCCCTCACTGTCAGACCACCATTCGCTGGTATCAAAATATCCCCCTCATCAGCTGGTTGATTTTAGGTGGGAAATGTGCGCATTGCCAAACCCCAATTAATATACGTTATCCATTCATTGAACTACTCACTACACTGTGTGGGCTGGTGATCGTCATGGTCTTTGGCCCTAGTATCAAAATGCTGTGTGCTTTATTACTCAGCTATGTCTTGATTGCTTTAACCTTTATCGATTTTGATCATCAACTGCTTCCTGATCGTTTAACATTAACACTCGCTGCTGCTGGTTTAGCAATCAATAGTTTTACGATTTTTACCACAGCCACTTTGGCCATTTGGGGCTATATCATCGGTTTTTTATGTTTATGGATTGTGTACTACCTATTTAAACTATGTACAGGCAAAGAAGGAATGGGATATGGCGACTTTAAACTTCTTGCAGCATTAGGTGCTTGGCTAGGCCCCTTTATGCTGCCCTTGATTATTTTACTCTCCTCTTGCATGGGGGCAATCATCGGTTTAATCCTCATCAAAGTACGCCAACAAAACCTGCCATTTGCTTTTGGTCCCTATATTGCTATTGCAGGATGGATTGCTTTACTCTGGGGCGAATCAATTATGCGTATTTATCTCACCCCATAA
- the pilB gene encoding type IV-A pilus assembly ATPase PilB yields the protein MKLMHLQPKFTGFIQRLVDTGIVSTELMRNALESTRKNQQDIVAHLVQNHHISSYLIAQNIASEFGEPFFDLSVYDTRFLVKANIDEKIIIKYNILPIFKRKNLLFIATANPIDLDALEAIRLNSKMHIETIIVEFDKLKWLIEQHYTGRAYVALNNDDTAFDLHYEPIETTTNEETTYDESPIVKYINQLLLDAVHMGASDLHFEPYEKLYRVRYRIDGILRQIATPPLALANRLTSRLKIMSQMDISEKRIPQDGRIKLKLSQQQSIDFRVNALPTLFGEKMVLRILDPSSAILGIDILGYEHDQKTLFINALKKPQGMLLITGPTGSGKTVSLYTGLNIINQENINISTAEDPVEINLEGINQVNVNTKVGLSFSAALKSFLRQDPDIIMVGEIRDLETAEIAIKAAQTGHMVMSTLHTNSAAETLTRLRNMGVAAFNIATSINLVIAQRLVRKLCEQCKIPLDIPAASLFEMGFTATDLTRTDFQIYQANGCMACKEGYKGRIGLYEVMQITPNLSTLIMQDANALQIVQAAQHEGFYNLKRSGLIKVMQGLTSLQEINRVILE from the coding sequence ATTAAGTTGATGCATCTGCAACCTAAATTCACAGGCTTTATTCAGCGTCTGGTCGATACTGGTATCGTAAGTACTGAGCTGATGCGTAATGCATTAGAAAGCACGAGAAAAAATCAACAAGATATTGTTGCTCATTTGGTACAAAACCATCATATCTCATCCTATTTGATTGCACAAAATATTGCCAGTGAGTTTGGTGAGCCTTTTTTTGATTTATCTGTTTACGATACCCGCTTTTTGGTTAAAGCCAATATTGATGAAAAAATAATAATAAAATACAACATACTGCCAATCTTTAAACGTAAAAACTTACTTTTTATTGCTACGGCAAATCCAATTGATCTGGATGCTTTAGAAGCCATTCGTTTAAACAGTAAAATGCATATCGAAACCATTATTGTCGAGTTTGATAAATTAAAATGGCTCATTGAACAACATTATACTGGTCGTGCTTATGTGGCATTAAACAATGATGACACTGCATTTGACTTACACTATGAACCCATAGAAACAACAACAAATGAAGAAACGACGTATGATGAGTCACCTATTGTCAAATATATTAATCAATTACTATTAGATGCGGTTCATATGGGGGCATCTGATTTACATTTTGAACCTTACGAAAAACTTTATCGTGTGCGTTATCGTATCGATGGTATTTTAAGGCAAATCGCAACCCCGCCTTTAGCACTGGCCAATCGCTTAACTTCACGTTTAAAAATCATGTCACAAATGGATATTTCAGAAAAGCGCATTCCTCAAGATGGGCGAATCAAGCTAAAACTTTCTCAACAGCAAAGTATTGATTTTCGTGTGAATGCTTTACCTACCTTATTTGGTGAAAAAATGGTATTGCGTATTCTAGATCCATCAAGTGCCATACTGGGCATTGACATTTTAGGCTATGAACATGATCAAAAAACACTTTTTATCAATGCATTAAAAAAACCACAAGGGATGCTACTGATTACTGGTCCCACTGGCTCTGGTAAAACAGTTTCACTCTATACCGGCTTAAATATTATCAATCAAGAAAATATCAATATTTCTACTGCAGAAGATCCTGTAGAAATTAACCTCGAAGGTATTAATCAGGTCAATGTCAATACTAAAGTGGGTCTAAGCTTTAGCGCCGCACTCAAATCTTTTTTACGTCAAGACCCAGATATTATTATGGTCGGTGAAATTCGTGATCTTGAAACCGCCGAAATCGCCATCAAAGCAGCGCAAACAGGTCATATGGTCATGTCTACATTGCATACCAACAGTGCCGCTGAAACACTGACACGTTTACGCAATATGGGTGTGGCAGCATTTAATATTGCCACATCGATTAACTTAGTCATTGCACAGCGCTTGGTTCGTAAGCTTTGCGAACAATGTAAAATACCGCTTGATATTCCTGCTGCCAGTTTATTTGAAATGGGATTTACAGCAACGGATTTAACACGCACTGACTTTCAAATCTATCAAGCAAATGGATGCATGGCTTGCAAAGAAGGCTATAAAGGACGAATAGGTCTCTATGAAGTCATGCAAATTACACCTAATCTTTCTACACTGATTATGCAAGATGCTAATGCATTACAAATCGTACAAGCAGCGCAGCATGAAGGTTTTTATAATTTAAAACGCTCAGGATTAATTAAAGTCATGCAGGGACTCACCTCTTTACAAGAAATCAATCGTGTCATTTTGGAATGA
- the tpiA gene encoding triose-phosphate isomerase produces the protein MSGSTITPWVVGNWKMNPMKADTVQLIEGFKQLLQTNPIDEHRCHLGVAPIAVALTKVQADFESANRMIYTVAQDVSVMAGMGAYTGEISAELLQDYQINYVLVGHSERREIFAEHAEILNRKIKNALNAGLTVIYCVGESLEQRETGQAESVVLQQICDIAAVVQAEQWRNIVIAYEPVWAIGTGKTASPEDAQMMHAQIRAGLCQISPYGAQIAILYGGSVKPENAVELAACPDINGALVGGASLNAESFYQIAQAFANTK, from the coding sequence ATGTCGGGGTCGACGATTACACCGTGGGTTGTGGGCAATTGGAAAATGAATCCAATGAAAGCCGATACAGTACAACTTATTGAAGGTTTTAAACAATTATTGCAAACTAACCCTATTGACGAGCATCGCTGTCATTTAGGTGTGGCGCCCATTGCAGTTGCTTTAACAAAAGTACAGGCTGATTTTGAATCTGCAAATCGAATGATATATACCGTGGCACAAGATGTTTCTGTGATGGCAGGAATGGGTGCATATACTGGTGAAATCAGTGCTGAGCTACTTCAAGATTATCAAATTAATTATGTTTTGGTAGGCCATTCAGAGCGCCGTGAAATTTTTGCTGAACATGCAGAGATTTTAAATCGAAAAATAAAAAATGCGTTAAATGCAGGTTTAACTGTCATTTATTGTGTTGGTGAGAGTTTAGAACAGCGTGAGACGGGTCAAGCTGAAAGTGTTGTGTTGCAACAAATTTGTGATATCGCTGCTGTCGTTCAAGCTGAACAATGGCGCAATATTGTGATTGCTTATGAACCTGTCTGGGCGATTGGTACAGGAAAGACAGCATCGCCAGAAGATGCTCAAATGATGCATGCTCAGATTCGTGCCGGTCTTTGTCAAATTAGTCCTTATGGTGCACAAATTGCAATTTTATATGGTGGTAGTGTTAAACCTGAAAATGCAGTAGAGTTAGCCGCCTGCCCAGATATTAATGGTGCACTTGTCGGTGGTGCATCCTTGAATGCTGAGTCTTTTTATCAAATTGCTCAGGCATTTGCGAATACAAAATAA
- the coaE gene encoding dephospho-CoA kinase (Dephospho-CoA kinase (CoaE) performs the final step in coenzyme A biosynthesis.), whose amino-acid sequence MKFILGLTGGIGSGKSAASQWFESQNIQVVDADIVAREVVQAGQPALLQIQQVFGDWVLLANGELNRAALREYIFANTTARQTLEEITHPAIRHRIIQQLNQAHSPYVILVSPLLFETNQHQLTQHTLLIDAAESLQIQRAVQRDGQSITQIQNIIRAQMSRQQKQKLADDVVVNDGHLDHLYAKLLPLHQQYLAWAEQEHFIPQSVTDKSTE is encoded by the coding sequence ATGAAATTTATTTTAGGATTAACAGGTGGAATTGGCAGTGGAAAATCTGCCGCAAGTCAATGGTTTGAATCACAGAATATTCAAGTGGTCGATGCAGATATTGTGGCCAGAGAAGTCGTTCAAGCAGGGCAACCTGCTTTATTACAAATTCAACAGGTATTTGGCGACTGGGTATTATTGGCAAATGGCGAACTGAATAGAGCTGCACTACGTGAATATATTTTTGCAAATACGACTGCACGCCAAACACTTGAGGAAATTACTCATCCCGCCATACGTCATCGTATCATTCAACAACTCAATCAGGCACACAGTCCTTATGTGATTTTGGTTTCACCTTTACTGTTTGAAACCAATCAGCATCAACTCACCCAACATACCTTATTGATTGATGCAGCTGAATCATTACAAATTCAACGTGCAGTACAACGTGATGGACAGAGCATTACACAGATTCAAAACATCATTCGCGCACAAATGTCACGGCAACAAAAACAAAAACTGGCTGATGATGTTGTCGTCAATGATGGCCATTTAGATCATTTATATGCCAAACTGCTGCCTTTACATCAACAATATCTGGCTTGGGCAGAGCAAGAGCATTTTATCCCCCAGTCAGTCACTGATAAATCAACAGAATAA